One Methanobacterium sp. genomic region harbors:
- a CDS encoding helix-turn-helix domain-containing protein, producing MAISRKQREREQRRNGLIDAAEKLFFERGYDNVTMDEIADEAEVNKALLYYYFKNKEALFFAVDLRGVRILHELYVKCSNLDVDGYNKIKLMIQSLFEFSKDYPDYFRIYRYARTERFQMSDNKDAKELVDLTTGIWRIMVEAILQGMNDGTIRKDVDPVEMSIYINVMSMGALNIDMSFKLILEGRGIHQDKFWGDLQRFLDPAITNRSLID from the coding sequence TCCAGAAAACAACGAGAAAGAGAACAGAGGCGCAATGGACTCATAGATGCTGCAGAAAAGCTCTTCTTTGAGAGGGGTTACGATAATGTTACAATGGATGAAATAGCAGATGAGGCTGAGGTTAATAAAGCACTGCTTTACTACTACTTCAAGAATAAGGAAGCGCTGTTTTTTGCTGTTGATCTTCGTGGAGTCAGAATATTGCATGAACTGTATGTAAAATGTTCTAATCTTGATGTTGATGGTTATAACAAAATAAAATTAATGATTCAAAGTCTTTTTGAATTTTCTAAAGATTATCCAGATTATTTCCGTATTTATCGTTATGCGAGGACAGAAAGGTTCCAGATGAGTGATAATAAAGATGCAAAAGAACTTGTAGATCTGACAACTGGAATATGGAGAATCATGGTTGAAGCGATACTTCAGGGGATGAATGATGGAACCATTCGAAAGGACGTGGATCCTGTAGAAATGTCTATTTATATTAATGTTATGAGTATGGGGGCTTTAAACATTGATATGAGCTTTAAATTGATATTGGAAGGCAGAGGAATACATCAAGATAAATTTTGGGGAGATTTGCAGCGTTTTTTGGATCCTGCAATCACAAATCGTTCTTTAATTGATTGA